The following proteins are encoded in a genomic region of Gemmatimonadota bacterium:
- a CDS encoding TonB-dependent receptor yields the protein MSLRRPLGRASARALSLLALLVLLLPLHLAAQTTGGVRGTVTASDGRPVAGAWIALDGADPVAQTGVDGRYAVNGIAVGAHRLEVRRSGFVSRTASVTVTAGQETVVDVAMDAASLSAVTVIGTSSDLDETREALRLTPGATALVTAQELRRTRQANLKDVLGFVPGVYVQPRFGAADESQISIRGSGLRNNFHARGVNLLVNGMPYRNADGFTDFESLELLTTDAIAVHKGANALRFGGSTLGGAIDLQTKTGHTAPRTAAFAEGGSFGYLKTQVEGGGASDGKDFYASYARTAIGGFRDWSGQSRDRINLHAGLTPSERSSLRAFYFFARVDEELPGSLTAAELAATPDVATAANRTDRWGRAYDLHHVGVQYRVQLTPTQRLDIAPYMQYRDIDHPIFEVINQQSQDFGAEFRYENTAAMGARANRFTLGFQPATESMRNRQYVNVVGEHGALTRDEQDKATNLAVYAENALSVTPRLTLVAGVRMERATRTVEDDFVSNGDQSDERTFTPVSPRIGAIYRRDSGTQWYANASRTVEPPIFVELTSFGGVGGFLPLDAQSAWQYEIGVRGRRGALTWDVAAYDVELTDELVNINVPPFVGAPFTVPSYRNVDATRHRGVEAAVQWQVADRSTLRLGYTWSDFTYVTDSAFAGNRLPGAPEHHLVADLRIRFGAAFSVTPAVEWVPSSYFVNSANTVENDAWMTVGLRAEYLVPSLGLTVFVSGQNLTDEIYSAAVTVDDGNGRFFQPADRRAIYAGLRWTR from the coding sequence ATGTCTCTCCGACGCCCTCTCGGGCGCGCGTCCGCGCGCGCCCTGTCGCTGCTCGCGCTCCTCGTCCTCCTCCTCCCACTGCACCTCGCGGCCCAGACCACCGGTGGCGTTCGCGGTACGGTCACAGCCTCCGACGGCCGGCCGGTCGCCGGCGCCTGGATCGCGCTCGACGGCGCTGATCCGGTCGCGCAGACCGGCGTCGATGGTCGCTACGCCGTCAACGGGATCGCCGTCGGCGCCCATCGCCTCGAAGTGCGCCGCAGTGGCTTCGTCAGTCGCACGGCGTCCGTCACCGTGACCGCCGGCCAGGAGACCGTCGTCGATGTCGCGATGGACGCGGCGTCCCTCTCCGCCGTGACCGTCATCGGCACGTCGAGTGATCTCGACGAGACCCGTGAGGCGTTGCGGCTCACGCCGGGCGCGACCGCGCTCGTCACCGCGCAGGAACTCCGGCGCACGCGCCAGGCGAACCTGAAGGACGTGCTCGGCTTCGTGCCGGGCGTCTACGTGCAGCCGCGCTTCGGCGCGGCCGACGAGTCGCAGATCTCCATCCGCGGGTCCGGCCTGCGCAACAACTTCCATGCGCGCGGCGTGAACCTGCTCGTGAACGGCATGCCCTATCGCAATGCCGACGGATTCACCGACTTCGAGTCGCTCGAACTCCTCACCACCGACGCGATCGCGGTGCACAAGGGCGCGAACGCGCTGCGGTTCGGCGGCTCCACCCTCGGTGGCGCGATCGACCTGCAGACCAAGACCGGTCACACCGCGCCGCGCACGGCCGCGTTCGCCGAGGGCGGATCGTTCGGGTACCTGAAGACGCAGGTCGAGGGCGGCGGCGCGAGCGACGGCAAGGACTTCTACGCGAGCTACGCGCGCACCGCGATCGGCGGATTCCGCGACTGGTCGGGGCAGTCGCGGGACCGGATCAACCTGCACGCCGGCCTCACGCCCTCGGAGCGGTCGAGCCTGCGCGCCTTCTACTTCTTCGCCCGAGTGGACGAGGAACTGCCCGGCAGCCTCACCGCCGCCGAGCTCGCCGCGACGCCGGATGTGGCGACCGCGGCGAACCGCACCGACCGGTGGGGCCGCGCCTATGACCTCCACCACGTGGGCGTGCAGTACCGGGTGCAGCTCACCCCGACGCAGCGGCTCGACATCGCACCCTACATGCAGTACCGCGACATCGACCACCCGATCTTCGAGGTGATCAACCAGCAGAGTCAGGACTTCGGCGCCGAGTTCCGATACGAGAACACCGCCGCGATGGGCGCGCGGGCGAACCGCTTCACGCTCGGCTTCCAGCCGGCGACGGAGTCGATGCGGAACCGCCAGTATGTGAACGTCGTGGGCGAACACGGCGCGCTCACGCGCGACGAGCAGGACAAGGCGACCAACCTCGCGGTGTACGCGGAGAACGCGCTCTCGGTGACGCCGCGCCTGACGCTCGTCGCCGGCGTGCGCATGGAGCGCGCGACCCGCACGGTGGAGGACGACTTCGTCTCGAACGGCGACCAGTCCGACGAACGCACCTTCACCCCCGTCTCGCCGCGCATCGGGGCGATCTACCGGCGCGACTCGGGCACGCAGTGGTACGCGAACGCGAGCCGCACGGTCGAACCGCCGATCTTCGTCGAGCTCACGAGCTTCGGTGGTGTGGGCGGGTTCCTGCCGCTCGACGCGCAGTCGGCGTGGCAGTACGAGATCGGCGTGCGCGGCCGTCGCGGTGCGCTCACGTGGGACGTGGCGGCGTACGACGTGGAGCTCACCGATGAGTTGGTGAACATCAACGTCCCGCCGTTCGTCGGCGCGCCCTTCACGGTCCCGTCGTACCGCAACGTCGATGCGACGCGGCATCGCGGCGTGGAGGCGGCGGTGCAGTGGCAGGTGGCCGATCGCAGCACGCTCCGCCTCGGCTACACCTGGTCGGACTTCACCTACGTGACCGATTCGGCGTTCGCGGGCAATCGCCTGCCGGGCGCGCCGGAGCACCATCTCGTCGCCGACCTGCGGATCCGGTTCGGTGCCGCCTTCAGCGTGACGCCGGCCGTGGAGTGGGTGCCGTCGTCGTACTTCGTGAACAGCGCGAACACCGTCGAGAACGACGCGTGGATGACCGTCGGGCTGCGCGCCGAGTACCTGGTGCCGTCGCTCGGGCTCACCGTGTTCGTGTCGGGGCAGAACCTCACCGACGAGATCTACTCCGCCGCGGTCACGGTGGATGACGGCAATGGGCGGTTCTTCCAGCCGGCCGACCGTCGCGCGATCTACGCTGGCCTGCGCTGGACCCGCTGA
- a CDS encoding exo-alpha-sialidase, whose translation MRCLRSFRAAALVGLLCSCESAADVAWEGAEALTATADIGAAPMFAVAADGREAVAWVVDDSTSGRGGLFVRVDSAPPTRVVDPLGPITPHGEAPPKLAWATDGALHVLYVLQRELPGAEWPVAALREARSTDGGRTWDAPVTVTDDTLVFGSHNFHAFHASADGALIAAWLDGRSGTSAAYLARSLDGGTRWLRNLALSPREACPCCRTAIASRPSGRVWIAWREVLPGNVRDVVVARSTDGGATFSPPERVHADDWVFDACPHAGPALVADAGDRVHVAWWTGKEGRAGVWYARSDDGARFGPPVSLDDEAGTRASHVQLAVDGEIVVATWDRTEGGVPAVLMRVSRDGGRRFGAVQRVSTAARSAGFPTVALANGSVSVAWTESAGADAAHGEHGAPAVAVPSVVMLRRGRID comes from the coding sequence ATGAGATGCCTCCGTTCGTTCCGCGCGGCCGCCCTCGTCGGCCTGCTCTGCTCGTGTGAGTCCGCCGCGGATGTCGCGTGGGAAGGGGCGGAGGCGCTCACGGCCACGGCGGACATCGGGGCAGCCCCGATGTTCGCCGTCGCCGCCGACGGTCGCGAGGCCGTCGCGTGGGTGGTGGACGATTCGACCTCGGGCCGCGGTGGCCTCTTCGTGCGCGTGGACAGCGCGCCCCCCACGCGGGTGGTGGACCCGCTCGGCCCGATCACGCCGCACGGCGAGGCGCCGCCCAAGCTCGCGTGGGCGACCGACGGCGCGCTGCACGTGCTCTATGTGCTGCAACGCGAGCTCCCCGGCGCCGAGTGGCCGGTGGCCGCGCTGCGCGAAGCCCGTTCCACCGATGGCGGCCGCACCTGGGACGCACCGGTGACGGTGACCGACGATACGCTCGTGTTCGGGTCGCACAACTTCCATGCGTTCCACGCGAGCGCCGACGGCGCGCTCATCGCCGCCTGGCTCGACGGCCGCAGCGGCACCTCGGCGGCGTATCTCGCGCGCTCGCTCGATGGCGGGACGCGCTGGCTGCGCAACCTCGCGCTCAGCCCGCGCGAAGCCTGTCCCTGCTGCCGCACGGCGATCGCCTCGCGTCCGTCGGGCCGGGTGTGGATCGCGTGGCGCGAGGTGCTGCCGGGGAACGTGCGCGACGTGGTCGTCGCGCGCTCGACCGACGGCGGCGCGACCTTCTCGCCGCCGGAGCGGGTGCACGCGGACGACTGGGTGTTCGACGCCTGTCCGCACGCCGGCCCGGCGCTGGTCGCCGATGCGGGTGATCGCGTGCATGTGGCGTGGTGGACCGGCAAGGAGGGCCGCGCTGGCGTGTGGTATGCGCGTTCGGACGACGGCGCGCGCTTCGGTCCCCCGGTGTCGCTCGACGACGAGGCGGGCACGCGCGCGTCGCACGTGCAGCTCGCGGTCGATGGCGAGATCGTGGTGGCGACGTGGGACCGGACGGAGGGCGGCGTGCCCGCCGTGCTGATGCGGGTTTCGCGCGATGGCGGGCGCCGGTTCGGCGCGGTGCAGCGCGTGAGCACGGCCGCGCGCTCGGCGGGATTCCCGACGGTCGCGCTGGCGAACGGGAGCGTGTCGGTCGCGTGGACCGAGAGCGCTGGAGCGGACGCGGCGCATGGGGAGCATGGGGCGCCGGCGGTGGCGGTGCCGTCGGTCGTGATGCTGAGGCGAGGACGGATCGACTGA
- a CDS encoding serine/threonine-protein kinase: MSFPPRLAAALADRYRLERELGQGGMATVYLAADLKHDRRVAIKVLKPELAAVLGADRFVVEIKTTAALQHPHILPLFDSGTADGFLYYVMPFIEGETLRATLDREKQLGVEEAVRITTQVADALDYAHRHGVIHRDIKPENILMHDGRPMVADFGIALAVSAAAGGRMTETGLSLGTPHYMSPEQATADKDITGRADIYSLASVLYEMLTGDPPHTGSTAQQIIMRIITEPAAPVTKVRKNVPPNVAAAVAQALEKLPADRFESAKAFADALAQRGFTSTAMIEAGAPAAGVRGASPRALIALGAVAVLATAIAGWALMRPAPEPRVTRFPLLLPESQALTRGANGTLATLTPDGRTLVYVAGENAERRLWVRPLDRLDATPLAGTESAVNPSVSPDGTRIAFLTASSPRALKVVPLAGGPVLTLTDSLVDNGGVSWGTDGYIYYDGHLEGDGIARIKETGGSPEIASRPDSSRGETFHNMPSALPGGRGVLIRSRKAVATGLLWEIAVLDTRTGTHTIVVPGVSATYMESGHLLYVTQEGMLMAAPFDLRGLRLSGEAVLVGDGVAVGSSDKITISASRDGSLAYVAGSAQNANRELVWVSRDGVARAVDSSWSGVMTGRPVLSPDERAAAVTVGGASGAQIWVKQLDRGPATRVANLGVTPSWTPDGRSLLFGTPGGGPLQTVPADGSVLPSSIPGRGASPQLSPDGQWVIYGRNGDIFGRRTSGDTAEVPLVQDPGTQQVDALSPDGRWLAYASDETGTYQVYVRPFPDTKVAKRQVSTNLAYTPRWSRSGRELFYFQRDENDLPWLWAVDVVPGTAFTTGTPKKLFSIVPYFPTTTAFFDVSADGQRFLFTRFVGSGAGVAAQERIVIVQHFTAEIRARVR, translated from the coding sequence ATGTCATTCCCGCCCCGCCTCGCCGCGGCCCTCGCCGACCGCTATCGCCTCGAGCGCGAACTCGGCCAGGGCGGCATGGCCACCGTCTACCTCGCCGCCGACCTCAAGCACGACCGCCGCGTCGCGATCAAGGTCCTCAAGCCCGAGCTCGCCGCCGTCCTCGGCGCCGACCGGTTCGTGGTCGAGATCAAGACCACCGCCGCGCTGCAGCACCCGCACATCCTGCCGCTCTTCGACAGCGGCACCGCCGACGGGTTCCTCTACTACGTGATGCCCTTCATCGAGGGCGAGACGCTCCGCGCGACGCTCGACCGCGAGAAGCAGCTCGGCGTGGAGGAGGCGGTGCGGATCACCACGCAGGTGGCCGACGCGCTCGACTATGCGCATCGCCACGGCGTGATCCATCGCGACATCAAGCCCGAGAACATCCTCATGCACGACGGCCGCCCCATGGTGGCCGACTTCGGCATCGCGCTCGCCGTGAGCGCGGCGGCCGGCGGGCGGATGACCGAGACGGGATTGAGCCTCGGCACGCCGCACTACATGAGCCCCGAGCAGGCCACCGCCGACAAGGACATCACCGGGCGCGCGGACATCTACTCGCTGGCGTCGGTGCTCTACGAGATGCTCACCGGCGATCCGCCGCACACCGGCTCCACCGCGCAGCAGATCATCATGCGGATCATCACCGAGCCCGCGGCGCCGGTGACGAAGGTGCGCAAGAACGTGCCGCCCAACGTCGCGGCCGCCGTCGCGCAGGCGCTCGAGAAGCTGCCGGCCGACCGGTTCGAGAGCGCCAAGGCGTTCGCCGACGCACTGGCCCAGCGCGGGTTCACCAGCACGGCGATGATCGAGGCGGGCGCGCCGGCGGCGGGGGTGCGTGGTGCGAGCCCGCGCGCGCTCATCGCGCTGGGGGCCGTCGCGGTCCTGGCTACCGCGATCGCGGGCTGGGCGCTGATGCGTCCGGCACCCGAGCCGCGCGTGACGCGTTTCCCGCTGCTCCTGCCCGAAAGCCAAGCGCTGACCAGGGGCGCGAACGGCACGTTGGCCACTCTGACGCCGGATGGCCGTACGCTCGTCTACGTCGCCGGCGAGAACGCGGAGCGGCGCCTCTGGGTGCGCCCGCTCGATCGGCTCGACGCCACGCCGCTGGCCGGCACCGAGAGTGCGGTCAATCCGTCGGTGTCGCCCGACGGCACACGCATCGCCTTCCTCACGGCGTCGAGCCCGCGCGCCCTCAAGGTCGTGCCGCTCGCGGGAGGGCCGGTCCTCACCCTCACGGACTCCCTGGTGGACAACGGCGGCGTCTCATGGGGGACCGACGGCTACATCTATTACGACGGTCACCTCGAGGGCGACGGCATCGCGCGGATCAAGGAGACCGGGGGATCACCCGAGATCGCGTCACGACCCGACTCGAGCCGCGGCGAGACCTTCCACAACATGCCGAGTGCGCTTCCGGGTGGCCGTGGTGTGCTGATACGCAGCCGGAAGGCGGTCGCGACGGGACTCCTGTGGGAGATCGCGGTGCTGGACACCCGCACGGGGACCCACACCATCGTCGTCCCCGGCGTGAGTGCGACCTACATGGAGAGCGGTCACCTGCTCTACGTCACGCAGGAGGGGATGCTGATGGCGGCGCCGTTCGACCTCCGCGGACTTCGCCTCTCCGGCGAGGCCGTGCTTGTCGGCGACGGCGTCGCCGTCGGCAGCTCCGACAAGATCACCATCTCCGCGTCACGCGATGGTTCGCTGGCCTACGTCGCGGGCTCGGCGCAGAACGCGAATCGGGAGCTGGTATGGGTCAGCCGCGACGGCGTCGCTCGCGCCGTGGACTCCTCGTGGTCTGGTGTGATGACGGGACGCCCCGTGCTCTCGCCTGACGAGCGCGCGGCGGCCGTGACCGTCGGTGGGGCGTCGGGCGCGCAGATCTGGGTGAAGCAGCTCGACCGCGGCCCGGCGACACGAGTGGCGAATCTCGGTGTCACGCCGTCATGGACACCCGATGGGAGATCCCTGCTGTTCGGCACGCCCGGCGGCGGGCCACTGCAGACGGTCCCTGCCGATGGGAGCGTGCTCCCGTCGAGCATCCCGGGCCGAGGCGCGTCGCCGCAGCTCTCGCCCGATGGCCAATGGGTGATCTACGGCCGGAACGGCGACATCTTCGGCCGGCGCACCTCGGGCGACACCGCGGAGGTGCCGCTCGTGCAGGATCCCGGCACGCAGCAGGTCGACGCGCTCTCCCCCGACGGTCGTTGGCTGGCGTACGCCTCGGACGAGACCGGGACGTATCAGGTGTACGTGCGCCCGTTCCCGGACACCAAGGTGGCCAAGCGGCAGGTGTCGACGAATCTGGCATATACGCCGCGCTGGTCGCGATCGGGGCGTGAGCTGTTCTATTTCCAACGGGACGAGAATGACTTGCCGTGGCTCTGGGCCGTGGATGTGGTCCCCGGGACCGCCTTCACGACCGGCACACCCAAGAAGCTCTTCTCGATCGTACCGTACTTTCCGACCACCACCGCGTTCTTCGACGTGAGCGCGGACGGGCAGCGATTCCTGTTCACGCGCTTCGTGGGGTCGGGGGCTGGAGTCGCGGCGCAGGAACGGATCGTGATCGTGCAGCACTTCACGGCGGAGATCAGGGCCAGGGTGCGCTGA
- a CDS encoding PD40 domain-containing protein — MPRLSRDGKWLAYQSDVSGRAEIYLRPFPGDGPRVQVSDAGGSEPLFDASGRTLYYRGPGGIVAASLTFDPDVRVTSRRVALADLQVADPTHPSYDVTPDGKQFVILRPTSGDARGVLVSNWAREVRRRLAEPR; from the coding sequence ATGCCGCGCCTCTCGCGCGACGGGAAGTGGCTCGCCTACCAGTCCGACGTGAGCGGCCGCGCCGAGATCTACCTCCGCCCCTTCCCCGGCGACGGCCCGCGCGTGCAGGTGAGCGACGCGGGCGGCAGCGAGCCGCTCTTCGACGCCAGCGGCCGCACGCTCTACTATCGCGGCCCGGGCGGCATCGTCGCCGCGTCGCTCACCTTCGACCCCGACGTGCGCGTCACCTCGCGCCGCGTGGCCTTGGCCGACCTGCAGGTCGCCGATCCCACGCATCCGTCGTATGACGTGACGCCGGACGGGAAGCAGTTCGTGATCCTGCGGCCGACGAGCGGCGATGCGCGGGGCGTGCTGGTGAGCAACTGGGCGCGGGAAGTGCGGCGGAGGCTGGCCGAGCCACGCTAG
- a CDS encoding VCBS repeat-containing protein, with translation MRSHTRSVLVVLAFVPASLVAQEAPRAFERVTLLEPAGATSAGVSVGDIDRDGDPDLVLAKGRHWPLQDLVLRNDGRGNFSAAPLREEADRTYSAALADLDGDGDLDIVSSNDRPDRKLVYLNDGTGHFTVASEFGAPEWSTRYVTVADLNGDARPDLIVANRGGAAPPGRPSFVCMNDGSGAFPSCAPLPTSSATIIVAADLDRDGAVDLFVPHRDRGRSLVLWNDGRGGFGAPVVMGPEHSSIRAATVGDVDGDGVTDLVVGDMETGVFVHFGLGGRRFGEAVAIDAGRVVPGAVAVADLDRDGRADIVIGNDELPGVVLFGRGEGRSLRFARASWNDGLGSVYAVAVADLDGDGWPDIAAARSDAPNAIWFSGPAAAAPSRR, from the coding sequence ATGCGCTCCCACACTCGCAGCGTCCTCGTCGTCCTCGCTTTCGTGCCGGCCTCGCTCGTTGCCCAAGAGGCGCCGCGAGCGTTCGAGCGCGTCACGCTCCTCGAGCCCGCTGGCGCGACCTCGGCCGGCGTCAGCGTCGGCGACATCGATCGCGACGGCGATCCCGACCTCGTCCTCGCGAAGGGCCGACACTGGCCGCTGCAGGATCTCGTGCTGCGCAACGACGGACGCGGGAACTTCTCGGCGGCGCCACTGCGTGAGGAGGCCGACCGCACCTACTCCGCCGCGCTCGCGGACCTCGACGGCGACGGCGACCTCGACATCGTGTCGAGCAACGACCGGCCCGATCGCAAACTCGTCTACCTGAACGACGGCACCGGGCACTTCACCGTGGCGAGCGAGTTCGGCGCGCCGGAGTGGTCGACGCGCTACGTGACCGTGGCCGATCTCAACGGGGATGCGCGTCCGGACCTCATCGTCGCGAATCGCGGCGGGGCGGCGCCGCCGGGGCGGCCGAGCTTCGTCTGCATGAACGACGGGAGCGGCGCCTTCCCGTCGTGCGCGCCGCTCCCCACGAGCTCGGCGACGATCATCGTCGCGGCCGACCTCGATCGCGATGGCGCGGTGGACCTCTTCGTGCCGCATCGCGACCGCGGCCGGAGTCTCGTGCTCTGGAACGATGGCCGCGGCGGTTTCGGTGCGCCCGTCGTGATGGGGCCGGAGCACTCGAGCATCCGAGCTGCGACGGTCGGTGACGTCGACGGCGATGGCGTGACCGATCTCGTCGTCGGCGACATGGAGACCGGCGTCTTCGTGCACTTCGGGCTCGGCGGGCGTCGCTTCGGCGAGGCGGTCGCGATCGACGCGGGGCGCGTGGTGCCCGGTGCGGTGGCGGTCGCGGACCTCGATCGCGACGGGCGGGCGGACATCGTCATCGGCAACGACGAGCTGCCAGGGGTGGTGCTGTTCGGTCGCGGCGAGGGGCGGTCGCTGCGGTTCGCGCGCGCGTCGTGGAACGACGGACTGGGTTCGGTCTACGCCGTCGCGGTCGCGGATCTCGACGGCGACGGCTGGCCGGACATCGCGGCGGCGCGCTCCGACGCGCCCAACGCGATCTGGTTCAGCGGTCCCGCTGCGGCGGCGCCTTCGCGTCGCTAG
- a CDS encoding MBL fold metallo-hydrolase — MSRRTRLALASSLAGIAFLAAASAAPAQSAPAPLRPGEIRLTYLGNAGWEITDGRRVVLVDPFLTQFRRWRPGGADVAPGALYVPDTAFINAHVSRADYILITHGHSDHALDAGYIARRTGAVIVGHETAANLARAYDVPDSSLITVIGGEDYDFGDFSLRVVPNIHSALDDKRYYNNGRGIAGKAPRGLRAPLRRVDYQEGGNLAYILRMAGHEVLIMGSMNYIEREMQGLRPDIALIGSNSQRLEIHDYTGRLMRALGNPAVVLPSHADAYGDPDPSPAALADRRLFQQEVATASPATKFITPTWFEPIVIPSRATAAPHTVVSVAGIAPLVPAYSEAIRAGGQVFVSGMTGIRPGTQEIIDGGVGPQTRQTLENIRTLLHAAGATMAQVTECTVFLVDMKDYAAMNAAYIAFFPTAAPARATLAVTALPRPAARVEIKCSAVVPD, encoded by the coding sequence ATGTCACGCCGCACACGCCTCGCCCTCGCATCGTCCCTGGCGGGTATCGCCTTCCTCGCCGCCGCCAGCGCCGCCCCCGCGCAGTCCGCCCCCGCGCCGCTCCGCCCCGGCGAGATCCGCCTCACCTACCTCGGCAACGCCGGGTGGGAGATCACCGATGGTCGCCGCGTGGTGCTCGTCGATCCGTTCCTCACCCAGTTCCGTCGTTGGCGCCCCGGCGGTGCGGACGTCGCGCCCGGCGCGCTCTACGTGCCGGACACCGCCTTCATCAACGCGCATGTCAGCCGCGCCGACTACATCCTCATCACGCACGGCCACTCCGACCATGCCCTCGACGCCGGCTACATCGCGCGGCGCACCGGCGCGGTCATCGTCGGACACGAGACCGCGGCGAACCTCGCGCGCGCCTATGATGTCCCCGATTCGTCGCTCATCACCGTGATCGGCGGCGAGGACTACGACTTCGGCGACTTCTCGCTGCGCGTGGTCCCCAACATCCACAGCGCCCTCGACGACAAGCGCTACTACAACAACGGGCGCGGCATCGCCGGCAAGGCTCCGCGCGGGCTGCGCGCGCCGCTCCGTCGCGTGGACTACCAGGAGGGCGGCAACCTCGCCTACATCCTGCGGATGGCCGGCCATGAGGTGCTCATAATGGGCTCGATGAACTACATCGAGCGCGAGATGCAGGGACTCCGCCCCGACATCGCCCTCATCGGCTCCAACAGCCAGCGGCTCGAGATCCACGACTACACCGGCCGCCTCATGCGCGCGCTCGGGAATCCCGCGGTCGTCCTCCCGAGCCACGCCGACGCCTACGGCGACCCCGATCCTTCTCCCGCAGCGCTCGCCGATCGCCGGCTCTTCCAGCAGGAGGTCGCCACCGCATCACCCGCGACCAAGTTCATCACGCCCACCTGGTTCGAGCCGATCGTCATCCCGTCGCGCGCCACCGCTGCACCGCACACCGTCGTCTCGGTCGCCGGCATCGCACCGCTGGTGCCCGCGTACTCCGAGGCGATCCGCGCGGGCGGTCAGGTGTTCGTGTCGGGCATGACCGGCATCAGGCCCGGCACGCAGGAGATCATCGACGGCGGCGTGGGACCGCAGACGCGGCAGACGCTCGAGAACATCCGCACCCTGCTGCACGCCGCCGGCGCGACGATGGCGCAGGTCACCGAGTGCACCGTCTTCCTCGTCGACATGAAGGACTACGCCGCGATGAACGCCGCATACATCGCGTTCTTCCCCACTGCCGCACCCGCCCGCGCGACCCTCGCTGTGACCGCGCTCCCACGCCCCGCGGCGCGCGTCGAGATCAAGTGCAGCGCGGTGGTCCCCGACTAG
- a CDS encoding porin family protein: protein MTMRSRSGLLRSHAGLALLAILWFAPAPLAAQVKLEVTPQFASYYATNYLTYESDSDLERQEAGPGIGAALTWRFTNIWALEGQATYVKSGVVVKCTGCINFEPPTDGSLLMVNARVLFQPRRTNLFFALGAGTARRGGEAFDVPGIDDKVDVAGIVGVGIRTRVTPEWGFRLGVEMHVYTTDPDEGNAYYQKRQQRDVLVTIGVPFAIIGR, encoded by the coding sequence ATGACGATGCGCTCACGCAGCGGTCTACTTCGATCACACGCGGGACTCGCGCTCCTCGCAATACTTTGGTTCGCGCCCGCCCCGCTCGCCGCCCAGGTGAAGCTCGAGGTGACCCCGCAGTTCGCCTCGTACTACGCCACCAACTACCTCACCTACGAGAGCGACAGCGACCTCGAGCGACAGGAAGCCGGCCCGGGCATCGGCGCCGCGCTGACGTGGCGATTCACGAACATCTGGGCGCTCGAGGGCCAGGCGACCTACGTGAAGAGCGGCGTCGTGGTGAAGTGCACCGGCTGCATCAACTTCGAGCCGCCCACCGACGGGAGCCTGCTCATGGTGAACGCGCGCGTGCTCTTCCAGCCGCGCCGCACCAACCTCTTCTTCGCGCTCGGCGCCGGCACCGCGCGGCGCGGGGGCGAGGCGTTCGACGTGCCTGGCATCGACGACAAGGTCGATGTGGCGGGGATCGTCGGCGTCGGGATCCGCACGCGCGTCACGCCGGAGTGGGGCTTCCGGCTCGGCGTGGAGATGCACGTCTACACGACCGACCCTGACGAGGGGAACGCCTACTACCAGAAACGCCAGCAGCGCGACGTGCTCGTCACCATCGGCGTGCCGTTCGCGATCATCGGGCGCTGA